One genomic window of Cercospora beticola chromosome 5, complete sequence includes the following:
- a CDS encoding mitochondrial 54S ribosomal protein mL58, protein MPSSLLSHSLRPSLISSDAAQYVCKTCRRNTASYRRTRKMLRVKQDPSFAPSTTEKTEHIIYNPPPSAPNVYHTPPKFLPESDPRRKLHIEAAAAAAADAPQKSTSVLAAIAAQRAASQSKAADLKPIRPIYEKKYHLTQDDIDEIRRLRMEDPKHWSRLRLAEKFNCSQFFVSLCVTAPEVAKEKDAEADAARARWGRRKKEAREARVERKKLWGQEA, encoded by the coding sequence ATGCCATCCTCGCTGCTCTCACACTCCCTCCGCCCATCTCTCATATCATCAGATGCCGCGCAATATGTGTGCAAAACATGCCGCCGCAACACTGCATCGTACCGACGGACGAGAAAGATGCTCCGCGTGAAGCAGGATCCTTCATTCGCGCCCTCGACGACAGAGAAGACCGAACACATCATCTACAACCCTCCGCCGAGCGCGCCGAATGTATATCACACACCACCGAAGTTTTTGCCTGAGTCTGATCCACGGAGGAAGCTACacatcgaagctgctgctgcagcggcagcagatgCACCCCAAAAGTCCACATCAGTCCTTGCCGCAATAGCAGCACAACGAGCGGCATCACAATCGAAAGCCGCAGACTTGAAGCCTATACGGCCTATATACGAGAAGAAATACCATCTCACACAAGACGATATTGATGAAATCCGGAGGTTACGGATGGAGGATCCCAAACACTGGTCACGATTAAGATTGGCGGAAAAGTTCAATTGCTCGCAGTTCTTTGTCAGTTTGTGCGTTACCGCACCGGAAGTAGCAAAAGAGAAGGACGCGGAAGCCGATGCCGCCAGAGCGAGATGGGGCCGACGGAAGAAGGAAGCACGAGAGGCCAGGgtcgagaggaagaagctttgGGGGCAGGAGGCGTGA
- a CDS encoding uncharacterized protein (MEROPS:MER0034665) has protein sequence MADIKNWSSLGQLDEEWNETVKAAGGSPDLGAFPNIQAMRDFLENAKKAMAQAMAPPVFTDVKEQDHQVKMRDGHEITVRTYHPQNVPAPGPLGVMYHGGGWCIGDLTGEDLLCKLMASKLGMTVVNIDYRLGPEWKFPTAHNDCWDATKWAAANATALGADPSKGFTIGGTSAGGNITATMSHLARDENLSPPVTGCHLMIPAVCDNSAYPEQFKKDLLSRDQLRNAPILSHGAMELFLNNYIEPKDRSDPLFSPLVWKTGHKGLPPQYFQICGADPLRDEALVYERLLREDEGTETKVDMYPGQPHGYWSIFPTMKASKRFVEDSVKGVQWLLEQKN, from the exons ATGGCAGACATTAAGAATTGGTCCTCTCTTGGTCAACTTGACGAAGAATGGAACGAAACCGTCAAAGCTGCGGGCGGTAGCCCAGATTTGGGCGCCTTTCCCAATATACAGGCGATGCGAGACTTCCTCGAGAACGCAAAGAAAGCTATGGCTCAAGCCATGGCTCCACCCGTTTTCACTGATGTGAAAGAACAAGACCACCAAGTCAAGATGCGGGACGGACACGAGATCACCGTGAGAACATATCATCCTCAAAACGTGCCAGCGCCAGGGCCTTTGGGCGTGATGTATCATGGCGGTGGGTGGTGCATTGGTGATTTGACAGGCGAGGACCTGTTGTGCAAGCTCATGGCGAGCAAATTGGGCATGACGGTGGTGAACATCGATTACAGGCTTGGGCCAGAGTGGAAGTTTCCCACTGCGCACAATGATTGCTGGGATGCTACCAAATGG GCTGCAGCAAACGCAACGGCATTAGGAGCGGATCCTTCCAAAGGCTTCACAATCGGCGGCACATCCGCTGGCGGCAACATTACAGCCACGATGTCTCATCTCGCCCGCGACGAGAATCTCTCGCCGCCCGTTACAGGCTGCCACCTCATGATCCCAGCCGTCTGTGACAACTCTGCCTACCCGGAACAATTCAAGAAAGACCTTTTGTCTCGAGACCAGTTACGCAATGCCCCAATTCTCAGCCACGGAGCGATGGAACTTTTCCTCAACAACTATATCGAGCCCAAAGACCGAAGTGATCCTCTCTTCAGCCCTTTGGTCTGGAAGACAGGCCACAAGGGCCTTCCACCGCAGTACTTCCAGATCTGTGGCGCAGATCCTCTGCGTGATGAGGCACTGGTTTACGAGAGGCTTTTGAGGGAAGATGAGGGCACGGAGACTAAGGTCGATATGTATCCTGGACAGCCGCACGGATATTGGAGCATTTTCCCAACAATGAAAGCCAGCAAAAGGTTTGTTGAAGATTCTGTCAAAGGCGTGCAGTGGTTATTGGAGCAGAAGAATTGA
- the HIS3 gene encoding imidazoleglycerol-phosphate dehydratase (BUSCO:EOG09262E98), translating to MAAERSPPFLAAIDLESYEGVEQIQDSKELAYTGGLVTTVTTSNLEKAFTLLKDAVGRFPVYLVVFGLETQQDVVDLLDAGAAKVFVRSQQAAELKNVKGLDLSRVVYCPTASVGEDTQAVDGTSFGLLLQNVGSVENVSNILKELGKNRPPVYVSKQHITEQEAIELGRQDAVPIIPASQLSIDAETSPDSIHVASLLLAQVKSDRPDGLFTTLVTDERGVALGLVYSNEESVAESLRSGRGVYHSRKRGLWRKGDTSGDWQELVRIDADCDQDTLCFVVRQQGHGFCHLQTATCFGQYRGLSKLQKTLQSRKRSAPEGSYTARLFNDSKMLNAKIMEEASELTEAQSKEEIAFEAADVLYFTLTKAVAAGVSLEDIERNLDAKSVKVKRRKGDAKGPYAEKFGVTTNGATPANGKATQEEIKEAESQPKSKDDPAGLDNEGKIRMNRLVTSQSNPEAVQEALKRPSQRSTEKIMGIVNPIIKDIRARGDAALLEYTHKFEKATSLTTPVLKAPFPQELMQLPTETIEAIDISYENIRKFHAAQKETKPLEVETMPGVVCSRFVRPIENVGLYVPGGTAVLPSTALMLGVPAQVAGCKRIVLASPPRADGKLTPEVVYAAHKVGAESIVLAGGAQAVAAMAYGTENVTKVDKILGPGNQFVTAAKMIVSNDTSANVSIDMPAGPSEVLVIADKTANPAFVASDLLSQAEHGVDSQVVCIAVGLDESEVQAIEDELHRQAMALPRVDMVRGAISHSVTLVVEDIEEAMALSNQYAPEHLILQVQDPLAVREMVQNAGSVFCGAWTPESVGDYSAGVNHSLPTYGYAKQYSGVNLASYVKHITSSNLTSEGLRNVGKAVMQLAKVEELEAHRRAVEIRLEYLDKHAA from the coding sequence ATGGCTGCTGAGCGATCACCACCGTTTCTGGCTGCAATCGACTTGGAGTCTTACGAGGGAGTCGAGCAGATCCAGGATTCCAAGGAATTGGCCTACACTGGAGGGCTGGTCACTACTGTCACCACCTCGAACCTTGAAAAGGCATTCACCTTGCTCAAGGACGCTGTTGGTCGTTTCCCGGTATACCTTGTGGTGTTCGGTCTCGAGACACAACAAGACGTCGTCGACCTCCTAGACGCTGGCGCAGCGAAAGTTTTCGTTCGAAGCCAACAAGCCGCTGAGCTTAAGAATGTCAAAGGATTGGATCTGAGCAGAGTAGTATACTGTCCTACGGCATCGGTAGGTGAAGATACGCAAGCTGTAGACGGGACATCCTTTGGCCTATTACTGCAAAATGTGGGCAGCGTCGAGAATGTCAGCAACATATTGAAGGAGCTGGGCAAGAATCGACCGCCGGTCTACGTTTCGAAGCAGCACATCACAGAACAGGAAGCGATAGAGCTTGGCCGCCAAGATGCTGTCCCGATAATACCAGCATCGCAATTGAGCATCGATGCTGAAACCTCCCCTGACAGCATTCACGTGGCCTCTCTCTTGCTGGCACAGGTGAAGAGCGATCGCCCGGACGGCTTATTCACAACGCTTGTTACGGATGAGCGAGGCGTGGCTCTTGGTCTGGTTTACAGCAATGAGGAGAGCGTGGCTGAGAGCTTGCGATCAGGAAGAGGCGTATACCACAGTCGAAAGCGGGGGCTCTGGAGGAAAGGCGATACAAGCGGCGATTGGCAAGAGCTGGTGCGCATAGATGCAGACTGCGATCAGGATACACTTTGCTTCGTTGTACGCCAACAAGGACACGGCTTCTGCCACCTGCAGACCGCAACGTGCTTTGGGCAGTATCGCGGCTTGTCCAAGTTGCAAAAGACATTGCAAAGCAGGAAACGCTCGGCGCCGGAAGGCTCGTACACAGCGAGATTGTTCAACGATTCGAAGATGCTCAATGCAAAGATTATGGAAGAAGCTTCCGAGCTCACGGAGGCTCAGTCTAAGGAAGAGATCGCATTCGAGGCGGCGGACGTACTATACTTCACTTTGACCAAGGCCGTGGCCGCTGGAGTAAGTCTGGAAGATATCGAGCGGAACCTGGATGCGAAGAGTGTAAAGGTCAAGAGGAGAAAGGGAGACGCAAAGGGACCATATGCGGAGAAGTTCGGTGTAACGACCAATGGCGCTACGCCTGCCAATGGCAAGGCCACACAGGAAGAGATCAAAGAGGCAGAATCACAGCCGAAGAGCAAGGACGACCCGGCCGGATTGGACAACGAAGGCAAGATCCGAATGAACAGATTGGTGACATCGCAGTCCAATCCTGAAGCAGTACAAGAGGCACTCAAGCGGCCGTCGCAGAGATCTACAGAGAAGATTATGGGCATTGTCAATCCGATCATCAAGGACATTCGAGCCAGAGGGGATGCAGCTCTGCTCGAATACACTCACAAGTTTGAGAAGGCCACCTCGTTGACTACACCTGTTCTGAAAGCGCCGTTCCCACAGGAGCTCATGCAACTACCAACTGAGACCATCGAAGCGATCGATATCTCATACGAGAACATCCGCAAATTCCATGCCGCGCAAAAGGAAACCAAACCGCTCGAGGTCGAGACAATGCCGGGGGTCGTCTGCTCACGTTTCGTGCGGCCTATTGAGAACGTGGGACTTTACGTTCCTGGAGGTACCGCAGTCTTGCCCTCAACCGCACTGATGCTTGGTGTGCCTGCGCAGGTCGCTGGTTGCAAGCGTATCGTGTTGGCCTCTCCACCTCGTGCAGACGGCAAGCTCACGCCTGAAGTCGTGTACGCTGCACACAAGGTTGGCGCCGAGAGTATCGTCCTGGCAGGTGGTGCTCAAGCCGTGGCAGCCATGGCCTACGGAACAGAGAATGTCACCAAAGTCGACAAGATTCTAGGACCGGGCAATCAATTCGTCACTGCTGCTAAGATGATTGTTAGCAACGACACCAGTGCCAATGTCAGCATCGATATGCCTGCCGGACCCTCAGAAGTGTTGGTCATCGCTGATAAGACCGCCAACCCAGCCTTCGTCGCGAGCGATTTGTTGTCGCAAGCAGAGCATGGTGTTGATTCACAGGTGGTGTGTATTGCGGTCGGGTTAGACGAATCCGAAGTGCAAGCAATCGAGGACGAACTGCACAGGCAAGCTATGGCCCTTCCTCGTGTCGATATGGTTCGTGGCGCCATCAGCCACTCGGTCACTCTTGTCGTGGAAGATATTGAGGaagcgatggcgttgagcAACCAGTATGCTCCAGAGCACTTGATTCTGCAAGTGCAGGACCCCTTGGCTGTTCGTGAGATGGTGCAGAATGCCGGATCCGTCTTCTGTGGTGCCTGGACTCCTGAGTCCGTCGGCGACTACTCGGCAGGCGTCAATCACTCGCTGCCCACTTATGGATATGCCAAGCAGTACTCCGGAGTGAACCTGGCGAGCTATGTGAAGCACATTACATCGTCAAATTTGACTTCTGAAGGCCTCCGTAACGTTGGCAAGGCGGTGATGCAACTTGCGAAGGTCGAAGAGCTTGAGGCGCATCGCCGCGCAGTCGAAATCCGCTTAGAGTATTTGGACAAGCATGCAGCGTGA
- a CDS encoding uncharacterized protein (MEROPS:MER0017243), with translation MMTVLFQDKIIYMPYMPPYARKEKVEDYAAVCKPVEWEHLHITSTDGTRIALCIGKISSASKQSTKRKVVICYFQGNGSSTPPRLPLLSNTLKAIEAQAVADGQTSDVEFVLVALSYRGYWTSGGRASQKGIEEDSKAMLKWIETTQTTASTETQIFFWGQSIGAGVATTVAASYVSANKAGPRPNISGLILETPFTGIKSMLLALYPQKWLPYRYLWPFLWNHWDSQAALQAIARVDSPPTILIMPATRDEVVPPSEADKLERIARRADLRTLRTDIIGALHTEATTRKEGQVAVAKFVWDVVSEVKTK, from the coding sequence ATGATGACTGTGCTGTTCCAGGACAAGATCATTTACATGCCCTATATGCCACCATATGCGCGGAAGGAGAAGGTTGAAGATTATGCTGCTGTGTGCAAGCCTGTGGAATGGGAACATCTACATATTACATCGACAGATGGCACGAGGATTGCGCTATGCATTGGGAAAATCAGCTCTGCGAGCAAACAAAGCACGAAAAGGAAGGTCGTGATATGCTACTTTCAGGGCAATGGTAGCAGCACGCCTCCAAGACTGCCATTGCTAAGTAACACTCTCAAAGCCATTGAAGCTCAAGCTGTCGCCGATGGGCAAACTTCAGACGTGGAATTCGTGCTTGTTGCTCTATCTTACCGCGGCTACTGGACTTCGGGCGGTCGTGCATCCCAGAAGGGCATCGAAGAGGATTCTAAGGCAATGCTGAAGTGGATTGAGACCACGCAAACCACTGCAAGCACTGAGACGCAGATCTTCTTCTGGGGCCAGAGCATCGGCGCAGGCGTGGCAACCACTGTCGCTGCTTCCTATGTCTCCGCCAATAAAGCTGGGCCTAGGCCTAATATCAGTGGCTTGATCCTCGAAACGCCCTTCACAGGTATCAAGAGTATGCTATTAGCGCTGTATCCGCAGAAGTGGCTACCCTATCGATATCTCTGGCCGTTTCTTTGGAATCACTGGGACAGCCAAGCTGCTTTGCAGGCGATTGCTCGTGTAGATAGTCCTCCGACTATCCTCATCATGCCGGCGACACGCGATGAAGTTGTGCCTCCTAGCGAGGCCGACAAGCTTGAGCGGATTGCACGCAGGGCTGATCTGCGAACACTGAGGACCGACATCATTGGCGCGCTGCACACTGAAGCCACTACACGGAAAGAAGGTCAGGTCGCGGTTGCAAAGTTCGTGTGGGACGTGGTGAGTGAAGTGAAAACCAAGTGA
- a CDS encoding uncharacterized protein (MEROPS:MER0957411~BUSCO:EOG09264IPL), with amino-acid sequence MDELQARHRKEQKDLQSRVTQKKKQASKKTRKAVNDECEQLERDLKDKQAREVAELNGNAITDNEPSAEELEKLTLQVDDDSPTEVNGTSAGPSSAMKPADSGEAASAAGAGKKRNRQKDRLARRAAEQEELARQAAEEAANLPDMKEQERMRMLESMKEHRLVEKEIRADGHCLYSAFADQLEQLDIPLGSEPGGKPAVAYKTVRAKAADYIQSHQDDFVPFLEESLPEYVHKVRDTGEWGGQLELMALAKTYSTNINVLQDFGRIEKIEGATGKEVKTVWLGYYKHGFGLGEHYNSLRKSP; translated from the coding sequence ATGGACGAGCTGCAGGCACGGCACCGGAAAGAGCAGAAGGACTTGCAGAGTCGAGTGACACAGAAGAAAAAGcaggccagcaagaagaCCCGCAAAGCCGTCAACGATGAAtgcgagcagctggagcgaGATCTCAAGGACAAGCAGGCCCGAGAAGTGGCGGAGCTCAATGGCAATGCAATAACAGATAATGAACCCTCCGCcgaagaactcgagaagctcacGCTGCAAGTCGATGACGACTCGCCGACAGAAGTCAACGGCACTTCAGCCGGCCCCTCTTCCGCAATGAAGCCCGCTGATTCTGGTGAGGCTGCTTCGGCCGCCGGagctggcaagaagcgtAATCGCCAGAAGGACAGACTGGCAAGACGCGCAGCGGAACAAGAAGAACTCGCCCGGCAggcagctgaagaagcagcaaacCTTCCAGACATGAAAGAGCAAGAACGTATGCGGATGCTTGAATCAATGAAAGAGCATCGACTCGTCGAGAAAGAAATCCGCGCTGATGGACACTGCCTCTACTCTGCTTTCGCCGaccagctcgagcagctggacATACCACTTGGTTCAGAGCCTGGCGGCAAGCCTGCTGTTGCATACAAAACCGTTCGGGCCAAGGCCGCAGACTACATTCAGTCTCACCAAGACGATTTCGTTCCATTTCTGGAAGAGTCTTTGCCCGAGTATGTGCACAAAGTGCGCGACACGGGCGAGTGGGGCGGTCAGCTCGAATTGATGGCACTTGCCAAAACCTACAGCACGAACATCAACGTGTTGCAGGACTTCGGCCGTATCGAAAAAATTGAAGGCGCGACTGGAAAAGAAGTGAAAACTGTCTGGCTTGGCTACTACAAACATGGCTTTGGCCTTGGAGAGCACTATAACAGCCTGAGAAAATCGCCATGA